In one Carettochelys insculpta isolate YL-2023 chromosome 6, ASM3395843v1, whole genome shotgun sequence genomic region, the following are encoded:
- the GREM1 gene encoding gremlin-1 → MIRTMYAVGGLLLLAGLLLPPAEGKKRNRGSQGAIPPPDKDQPNDSEQTQTKQQPGSRHRDRGTGTPMPAEEVLESSQEALHVTERKYLKRDWCKTQPLKQTIHEDGCNSHTIINRFCYGQCNSFYIPRHIRKEEGSFQSCSFCKPKKFTTMTVTLNCPELQPPRKKKRITRVKECRCISIDLD, encoded by the coding sequence ATGATCCGCACAATGTACGCTGTTGGTGGCCTGCTTCTTCTAGCTGGACTCCTGTTACCCCCAGCAGAAGGGAAAAAGCGGAACCGTGGCTCTCAGGgagctatccctcctccagaCAAGGATCAGCCCAATGATTCAGAGCAGACGCAGACAAAGCAGCAGCCAGGTTCAAGGCACCGAGACCGGGGAACTGGCACACCAATGCCTGCTGAAGAGGTGCTGGAGTCTAGCCAAGAAGCATTACACGTCACTGAGCGCAAGTATCTTAAGCGTGATTGGTGTAAAACTCAGCCCCTCAAACAAACCATCCACGAAGACGGCTGCAATAGTCATACTATCATCAACAGGTTCTGCTATGGCCAGTGCAATTCCTTTTACATCCCAAGGCACATCCGCAAAGAGGAAGGCTCTTTTCAGTCCTGTTCCTTCTGCAAACCTAAGAAGTTCACCACTATGACAGTTACACTCAATTGCCCTGAACTTCAGCCCCCTAGAAAGAAGAAGAGGATCACGCGAGTCAAGGAATGCCGGTGTATATCCATAGATTTGGACTAG